From Phoenix dactylifera cultivar Barhee BC4 unplaced genomic scaffold, palm_55x_up_171113_PBpolish2nd_filt_p 000364F, whole genome shotgun sequence, one genomic window encodes:
- the LOC120105761 gene encoding aminoacylase-1-like, with protein sequence MSIFLVSLSSSLLLFLLLLYSFLASSFTQLEEDQIQRFQKYLRIRTAHPDPDYASAAAFLSSEAQSIGLQTLTLEFARGKPLLLLSWPGSDPSLPSILLNSHIDSVPAEPAKWLHPPFAAARDAAGRIFGRGAQDDKCLAVQYLEALRNLRATSFVPRRSIHVSLVPDEEIGGADGAASFAASEEFRALNVGFVLDEGQASPTDEFRVFYADRSPWSLIVKAVGAPGHGSRMYDNGAMENLMDCVEAVARFRESQFDQVKAGIKAVSEVISVNAVYMKAGTPSPTGFAMNMQPSEVEVGFDVRLPPTADPDLLRKRIDEEWAPAIRNMTYQVIMCSSYMYILCPLLLKLNLVVTFLTVKG encoded by the exons ATGTCTATCTTTTtggtctctctctcctcctctctcctcctcttcctcctcctcttataCTCTTTTCTTGCTAGCTCCTTCACCCAACTAGAAGAAGACCAAATTCAACGCTTCCAAAAATACCTACGGATCCGAACCGCCCACCCCGACCCCGACtacgcctccgccgccgcctttCTCTCCTCAGAGGCCCAGTCCATCGGCCTTCAGACCCTAACCCTGGAGTTCGCCCGCGGCAAgcccctccttctcctctcctgGCCTGGCTCCGACCCCTCCCTCCCCTCCATTCTCCTCAATTCCCATATCGACAGCGTCCCTGCCGAGCCTGCCAAGTGGCTCCACCCCCCTTTTGCAGCCGCTCGCGACGCCGCCGGCCGTATTTTCGGCCGCGGCGCCCAGGACGACAAGTGCCTCGCCGTCCAGTACCTCGAGGCCCTCCGCAACCTCAGAGCCACCTCCTTCGTCCCCCGCCGCTCGATTCACGTATCCCTCGTTCCCGACGAGGAGATTGGCGGCGCCGACGGGGCTGCCAGCTTCGCTGCCTCGGAGGAGTTCAGAGCCCTCAATGTCGGCTTCGTGCTCGATGAGGGGCAGGCCTCGCCGACGGATGAGTTCAGGGTGTTCTACGCCGACCGCTCTCCGTGGTCGCTGATCGTTAAGGCTGTTGGTGCGCCGGGGCATGGGTCGAGGATGTATGATAATGGGGCGATGGAGAATCTGATGGATTGCGTGGAAGCTGTCGCTCGTTTCAGGGAGAGTCAGTTCGATCAAGTCAAGGCTGGGATTAAGGCAGTTTCCGAGGTCATCTCAGTGAACGCAGTTTATATGAAAGCTGGTACACCATCCCCCACG GGTTTTGCAATGAACATGCAACCTTCAGAAGTAGAGGTTGGTTTTGATGTTCGGCTTCCACCAACAGCAGACCCAGATCTCTTAAGAAAAAGAATTGATGAGGAATGGGCACCAGCTATAAGAAATATGACATATCAGGTGATAATGTGCTCCAGTTATATGTACATATTGTGTCCTTTATTGCTCAAATTAAATTTAGTAGTTACCTTCTTAACGGTAAAGGGGTAG